From Haloarcula sp. CBA1127, a single genomic window includes:
- a CDS encoding cytidylyltransferase domain-containing protein, with the protein MTCDVFAVIPARGGSKRIPKKNIKEVAGKPLIAHTVEQANEATTIDRVIVSTDDEEIASVAREYGGEIPFIRPARLATDETPGPPVIQHALDWIEKQQEPPTVVVKLQATSPLRRVDDIDQAVRKLQNDEAAKSVISVTEFEQPPFWAVEPDDDGYLHTYFDRDVLWTDDIPRSQDLPALRCPNGAIFAARRNAFIEHESFYTDATVPFEMPRDRSIDIDEPIDLEIVRTLAEK; encoded by the coding sequence ATGACGTGTGACGTATTCGCCGTAATTCCGGCGCGTGGGGGGTCAAAGCGGATACCGAAAAAGAACATCAAGGAAGTGGCTGGAAAACCCCTCATCGCCCACACGGTGGAGCAGGCGAACGAAGCGACAACGATAGACAGAGTGATTGTCTCGACTGACGACGAGGAGATAGCCTCAGTAGCACGCGAGTACGGCGGGGAAATCCCTTTTATAAGGCCGGCCAGACTAGCAACGGATGAGACACCGGGGCCACCGGTCATCCAACACGCGCTCGACTGGATCGAAAAACAACAGGAACCGCCGACCGTGGTTGTAAAGTTGCAAGCTACTTCTCCACTCCGTCGAGTAGATGACATCGACCAGGCAGTACGGAAGCTGCAAAACGACGAGGCTGCGAAGTCGGTCATCTCCGTGACTGAGTTTGAGCAACCACCATTCTGGGCAGTGGAACCTGACGATGACGGGTACCTGCATACGTACTTCGATAGGGACGTCCTTTGGACTGACGACATTCCACGTAGCCAGGACCTTCCAGCTTTGCGCTGCCCGAACGGGGCCATCTTTGCCGCGCGGAGGAACGCTTTTATTGAACACGAATCATTCTATACCGATGCCACGGTCCCATTCGAAATGCCAAGAGACCGATCAATTGATATTGACGAACCGATAGACCTAGAGATAGTCAGGACTCTTGCAGAGAAATGA